Proteins encoded together in one Candidatus Dormiibacterota bacterium window:
- a CDS encoding DUF4214 domain-containing protein, with protein MSTSTTTINHGGGGGGSTPPPPTPGTIPWARRLVDELYLEVLSRTADGAGEAYWIDQVMARGQGPVAIAHALLGSVEYRTNLVQSAYWQYLGRGGDSAGIAYWVDAMGRGTTDENVRLSFIGSNEFWTNSGGNPRGYVDTLYTAVLQRTAEPSGEAYWVDRLNHGAPAYSVAASLIGSTEMLEQRIAGYYLTYLSRTAGSPELAYWAAALAGGTRDEDVILGFVGSNEFLSRI; from the coding sequence GTGAGCACGTCCACCACCACCATCAACCACGGCGGCGGTGGCGGCGGCTCGACTCCTCCGCCGCCAACGCCGGGCACCATCCCGTGGGCCAGGCGGCTGGTCGACGAGCTCTACCTCGAGGTGCTCTCCCGCACCGCGGACGGCGCCGGCGAGGCCTACTGGATCGACCAGGTGATGGCTCGCGGGCAGGGCCCGGTGGCCATCGCCCACGCCCTTCTCGGCTCCGTCGAGTACCGCACCAACCTGGTGCAGAGCGCCTACTGGCAGTACCTGGGCCGTGGCGGCGACAGTGCCGGCATCGCCTATTGGGTCGACGCCATGGGGCGCGGCACGACCGACGAGAACGTCCGGCTCTCCTTCATCGGCTCCAACGAGTTCTGGACCAACAGCGGCGGCAATCCCAGGGGGTACGTGGACACCCTCTACACCGCGGTGCTCCAGCGCACCGCCGAGCCCTCGGGCGAGGCCTACTGGGTCGACCGACTGAACCACGGCGCGCCCGCCTACTCCGTCGCCGCCTCGCTCATCGGCAGCACCGAGATGCTCGAGCAGCGCATCGCCGGCTACTACCTCACCTACCTCTCGCGCACCGCCGGCTCCCCCGAGCTCGCCTACTGGGCGGCCGCGCTGGCCGGGGGCACCCGGGACGAGGACGTCATCCTCGGCTTCGTCGGCTCCAACGAGTTCCTCTCGAGGATCTGA
- a CDS encoding sigma-70 family RNA polymerase sigma factor has product MPPPAARALAAIDDELVGRAEVLILRGRDQGVLTPTELIAAFPEIESDPDGLSRVAEAFQAMGIAVGDDSDDELETPGAAAGAVEEGELGSAALDDPVRAYLNEIGRVSLLTKRQEVELAQQIEAGSEAARQHLIEANLRLVVSIARKYMVRGLPLLDLIQEGNLGLMRAVEKFDHRRGFKFSTYATWWIRQAITRSIADRSRTIRVPVHVTDRINRVIRVSRRLSQELGRDPNDEEIGEEVGVTPEQVRELLMISREPVSLDSPVGDDGDDSRLEDFIEDKEAEAPIEAATRSLLTGQLEDVLFTLTPRERRVLQLRFGLADDQQRTLEEVGRRLGMTRDRVRKIERTALSKLRDPARAARLRDLVA; this is encoded by the coding sequence ATGCCGCCCCCGGCGGCCCGCGCCCTCGCCGCCATCGACGACGAGCTCGTCGGCCGCGCCGAGGTCCTGATCCTCCGGGGTCGGGACCAGGGCGTCCTCACGCCCACCGAGCTCATCGCCGCCTTCCCCGAGATCGAGAGCGACCCCGACGGCCTCTCTCGCGTGGCCGAGGCGTTCCAGGCGATGGGCATCGCGGTCGGCGACGACTCCGACGACGAGCTCGAGACCCCCGGCGCCGCCGCCGGTGCGGTCGAGGAGGGCGAGCTCGGCAGCGCCGCCCTCGACGACCCGGTGCGCGCCTACCTCAACGAGATCGGCCGTGTGAGCCTGCTCACCAAGCGCCAGGAGGTCGAGCTCGCCCAGCAGATCGAGGCCGGCTCCGAGGCCGCCCGCCAGCACCTGATCGAGGCCAACCTCCGGCTGGTGGTGTCGATCGCCCGCAAGTACATGGTGCGGGGCCTGCCCCTCCTCGACCTCATCCAGGAGGGCAACCTCGGCCTGATGCGGGCGGTCGAGAAGTTCGACCACCGCCGCGGCTTCAAGTTCTCGACCTATGCCACCTGGTGGATCCGCCAGGCGATCACCCGGAGCATCGCGGACCGGTCGCGCACGATCCGCGTGCCGGTGCACGTCACCGACCGGATCAACCGGGTGATCCGGGTCTCGCGCCGCCTCTCCCAGGAGCTGGGGCGCGACCCCAACGACGAGGAGATCGGCGAGGAGGTGGGCGTCACCCCGGAGCAGGTGCGTGAGCTCCTGATGATCTCCCGCGAGCCGGTCTCCCTCGACAGCCCGGTGGGCGACGACGGCGACGACTCGCGCCTCGAGGACTTCATCGAGGACAAGGAGGCCGAGGCGCCGATCGAGGCGGCGACCCGCAGCCTGCTCACCGGTCAGCTCGAGGACGTGCTCTTCACCCTGACCCCCAGGGAGCGGCGGGTGCTCCAGCTCCGGTTCGGGCTCGCCGACGACCAGCAGCGCACCCTCGAGGAGGTGGGCCGGCGGCTGGGGATGACCCGCGACCGGGTCCGCAAGATCGAGCGGACGGCGCTCAGCAAGCTCCGCGACCCCGCCCGCGCCGCCCGGCTGCGCGACCTCGTCGCCTGA
- a CDS encoding thiamine pyrophosphate-requiring protein: MAKTVADFLVERLHSWGVRRIYGYPGDGINGVTAAIRRSDGLIDFVQMRHEENAALAACAHAKYADELGVCLATSGPGAIHLLNGLYDAKLDHRPVLAIVGQQPRTVLGASYMQEVDLPSLFKDVAGDYLEVATHPAQVRHLVDRAVRTAVSRRTVTALVLPADVQEEDAVAHPPHEHGFTLSGLGISRSTAVPSDADLDSAAEVLNQGRRVAILVGQGALHASAEVTEVADLLGAGVAKALLGKAVLPDDLPWVTGAIGLLGTRPSWQLMQQCDTLLMVGSGLPYSEFLPQEGAARGVQIDVDGRMLGLRYPMEVNLLGDSAATLRALLPRLRRQEDRGWRRQVEGWVEDWWKVVEARAMNDADPVNGQRVFWELSSRLPDRAMIACDCGTATGWYARDIRLRAGMSGWLSGTLATMGTGLPYAIAAKFAHPDRPCIALVGDGAMQMNGMAELITVAKYWRRWKDPRLVILVLNNRDLAFVSWEQRVMVGDIKFEASQDIPYVPYARYAELLGLRGIRVDRPEDVAGACDEALAADRPVVYEAVVDPDVPPLPPHITSKQATAMARALLKGDPDGAAMVRQTLRDLVEEFLPR, encoded by the coding sequence ATGGCGAAGACGGTGGCGGACTTCCTGGTCGAGCGCCTCCACTCCTGGGGTGTCCGGCGCATCTACGGCTACCCCGGCGACGGGATCAACGGGGTCACCGCCGCGATCCGCCGCTCCGATGGGCTCATCGACTTCGTGCAGATGCGCCACGAGGAGAACGCCGCCCTCGCCGCCTGCGCCCACGCCAAGTACGCCGACGAGCTGGGCGTCTGCCTGGCCACCTCCGGCCCCGGGGCGATCCACCTGCTCAACGGCCTGTACGACGCCAAGCTCGACCACCGACCGGTGCTCGCGATCGTCGGCCAGCAGCCGCGGACGGTGCTCGGCGCCAGCTACATGCAGGAGGTCGACCTCCCGTCGCTGTTCAAGGACGTGGCCGGCGACTACCTCGAGGTGGCCACCCACCCGGCTCAGGTCCGCCACCTCGTCGACCGGGCGGTGCGCACCGCGGTGTCCCGGCGGACGGTCACCGCGCTCGTGCTCCCCGCCGACGTGCAGGAGGAGGATGCGGTGGCGCATCCGCCGCACGAGCACGGCTTCACCCTCTCCGGGCTCGGCATCTCGCGGTCCACGGCGGTGCCCTCCGACGCCGACCTCGACTCCGCCGCCGAGGTGCTGAACCAGGGGCGGCGGGTCGCCATCCTCGTCGGGCAGGGGGCGCTCCACGCCTCCGCCGAGGTCACCGAGGTGGCCGATCTGCTCGGCGCCGGGGTCGCCAAGGCCCTGCTCGGCAAGGCGGTGCTCCCCGACGACCTCCCCTGGGTCACCGGCGCCATCGGCCTGCTCGGCACCAGGCCGAGCTGGCAGCTGATGCAACAGTGCGACACCCTCCTGATGGTCGGCAGCGGCCTCCCCTACTCCGAGTTCCTCCCCCAGGAGGGCGCCGCCCGGGGCGTCCAGATCGACGTCGACGGCCGCATGCTCGGCCTCCGCTATCCCATGGAGGTCAACCTCCTCGGCGACAGCGCCGCCACCCTGCGGGCGCTGCTGCCACGGCTCCGGCGCCAGGAGGACCGCGGCTGGCGGCGCCAGGTCGAGGGCTGGGTCGAGGACTGGTGGAAGGTCGTCGAGGCCCGGGCGATGAACGACGCCGACCCGGTGAACGGCCAGCGGGTCTTCTGGGAGCTCTCCTCCCGCCTCCCCGACCGGGCGATGATCGCCTGCGACTGCGGCACCGCCACCGGCTGGTACGCCCGCGACATCCGGCTGCGCGCGGGGATGAGCGGCTGGCTCTCGGGCACGCTCGCGACCATGGGCACCGGCCTGCCCTACGCCATCGCCGCCAAGTTCGCCCATCCCGACCGCCCCTGCATCGCCCTGGTCGGCGACGGCGCCATGCAGATGAACGGCATGGCCGAGCTGATCACCGTCGCCAAGTACTGGAGGCGATGGAAGGATCCGCGGCTGGTCATCCTCGTGCTCAACAACCGCGACCTCGCCTTCGTCAGCTGGGAGCAGCGGGTGATGGTCGGGGACATCAAGTTCGAGGCCTCGCAGGACATCCCCTACGTGCCCTACGCGCGCTACGCGGAGCTGCTGGGGCTGCGCGGGATCCGCGTGGACCGGCCCGAGGACGTCGCCGGGGCCTGTGACGAGGCCCTCGCCGCCGACCGGCCGGTGGTCTACGAGGCGGTGGTCGACCCGGATGTGCCCCCGCTGCCCCCGCACATCACCTCGAAGCAGGCGACGGCGATGGCCCGCGCGCTTCTCAAGGGCGACCCCGACGGCGCCGCCATGGTCCGCCAGACGCTCCGTGACCTGGTCGAGGAGTTTCTGCCACGCTGA